The candidate division WOR-3 bacterium genome includes the window ATGTTCCCTCAACATTGAATATTGGTTTATTTTTGTGATAGCACTTTCCATATATTTCAATGCTTCAGCAAACCGTAATTGGCTCCAGTTCAAATAGGCATCAGCAATGTCTTTTTTAATCGCAACTTTCCTGGGATCTTGCAATTTTTTTGACAAGAATTCATAAATATCACGAGCACCCGCAAAGTTATATTCGTTAAAAAGTTTATCCGCTTTCGCCTCTTCAAGAAAACCAGTCTGTTCATAGGCATTGCCGAGAGGAATTATTTGCATAGTGTTTGGGTCTGGCTTACCATCTTTATATTTCACATTAACATATACCATTTCTAATCCCAAAAATGATGCAATCATCGTTACACCCGCACTCATCCATTTTCTACCACCAGTAGGGTCAACGAGAATCTCTTCATCCGTAACCTTAACCTCATCTTTTAACCATTTATAAAGCGCATTAAATTTAGCAATCACTCTAACAATCTCATCGGGATTATCATCGAAATACTCCACCCGGCATTTTGGTGGAGATAATGAGCATGCGTTACATATTTCATCTAATGTTTTTTTACATTCCGGTGAGGCGGTTACTAAAAGGCCAATATAATCAGGCTTTAATTGTTGAATAGAATAGATTATCTGCTCACCCTGAGCACCAACAGTAATTATCATTGCTCTGGACATTAGACCTCCATGGCAGTTATTAAAAAATTTATAGAACTATTTCCGCCCAGCCGAAAACCATTTTGTTAGTTCCAGTAACTATTATCTCGCGTGAACTTGGAAATATCTCAGGTCGCTGTTTTTTTCTGCCTAATTTATAGGCACGAAAGATATCACTAAATATTGGAGATTGGTCTCTTTTGAAGAGTAGACCAACAGATTTTTTAATCCATCCCGTACCTTTTCCCAAGGGTAAAAGAATTTTGCCATTATTACGCATTGATTTTAGGCTCTCGTAAAAGTTTATAATATCACTTAGCTGTGACGAAATTGGATGCTTTCTGAAATAATTTAGTTCCCAATCAATTATGTCATCTACAAAGATGTTTACACAATCAAAGAGGTCTTTTAGCGTTTGGGGAAATAAACCGATTTCAATCTGTTTTAAAAAACCTGTTTGGGCTAACGATTCAGCAAATGATATTTTGACTTCAATTTTTGGCGTTTTATTAGACAAAACTTCGTAATAATTTCTGAAGCCAAGGAATCTATCCTTTGAAAGTCGTTGTGTTTGAACGACCATAAGCACATTATCTTTAGGTAAGGCTTGAGAATCGCTAACAGACCAAAGACGCATCAAATCGTTTTTACCATCCTTTTTATCGCGGAAGATTGTATTTTCAACAACTTCTTCATCATTTG containing:
- the csm5 gene encoding type III-A CRISPR-associated RAMP protein Csm5: MSNQINDTNTIWIRVVSPVHIGSGNEYYPYEYYPDVDYLKVFNLDLFIKQYPKEAEEIFAQMTKPLWLLMEKDKVYLGKSELIRNQNKIDKNIAESLKRWAEKGNAATIWEFIKTNKSEPYIPGSSIKGALRTAIAYAIMKKSPRVYQKIKTDAVKEVEDKKENRKKLVPNDEEVVENTIFRDKKDGKNDLMRLWSVSDSQALPKDNVLMVVQTQRLSKDRFLGFRNYYEVLSNKTPKIEVKISFAESLAQTGFLKQIEIGLFPQTLKDLFDCVNIFVDDIIDWELNYFRKHPISSQLSDIINFYESLKSMRNNGKILLPLGKGTGWIKKSVGLLFKRDQSPIFSDIFRAYKLGRKKQRPEIFPSSREIIVTGTNKMVFGWAEIVL